The Myotis daubentonii chromosome 9, mMyoDau2.1, whole genome shotgun sequence genome has a segment encoding these proteins:
- the PHF11 gene encoding PHD finger protein 11, whose translation MGESAASDRAPPPRPASAGDARGSEAPDAWLCPNGVFQVAKKMQRRICALCPKDLECGVLYCAQSEDIAAHENCLLYSSALVECEDSDPKRGYRSFNVEAVKKEIFRGRRLKCTFCDEKGATVGCDKKSCPKNYHFFCAKNDRAVLHTGSGGIYKVFCQEHDPSRETQSGLFSVKPLSRVFHPHCIQKTVSQQAHFSGVPRKRKKADHSTSISVQVPKLTTVNRSEKQLEEEDSRHTDAVVKVAFLKKCKEAGLLNDLFEEISQKLHLIQERLMDENISESDYEEIGTSLFDCRLFEDAFVNFQEALETNIQQFEEKWQQMKEEIELLQDLKQTLCSVQENSASVSSLSS comes from the coding sequence ATGGGCGAGAGCGCGGCCTCGGACCGCGCGCCGCCGCCCCGGCCTGCTTCGGCCGGCGACGCCCGGGGGTCTGAGGCGCCGGACGCGTGGCTCTGCCCCAACGGTGTCTTCCAGGTTGCAAAAAAGATGCAAAGAAGGATATGTGCACTTTGTCCCAAAGACCTCGAGTGTGGTGTCCTGTACTGTGCACAATCAGAGGACATAGCTGCTCATGAAAATTGTTTGCTGTATTCTTCAGCACTTGTGGAATGTGAGGATAGTGATCCAAAACGTGGTTATAGAAGTTTTAATGTGGAAGcagtaaagaaagaaatcttCAGAGGAAGGAGATTGAAATGCACATTTTGTGATGAAAAAGGAGCCACCGTGGGATGTGATAAAAAATCCTGTCCCAAGAATTACCACTTCTTCTGTGCCAAGAATGACCGTGCTGTTCTGCACACCGGATCTGGAGGAATTTATAAAGTGTTTTGCCAAGAACATGATCCATCGAGAGAAACTCAATCTGGCCTCTTCTCTGTAAAGCCTTTGTCTCGTGTCTTCCATCCTCACTGCATTCAGAAGACTGTCTCACAACAAGCTCATTTTTCAGGAgtaccaagaaaaagaaagaaggcagaTCACTCAACAAGCATTTCTGTACAGGTACCTAAACTAACAACAGTAAACAGGTCCGAAAAACAATTGGAAGAAGAGGATAGCAGACACACAGATGCAGTTGTGAAAGTCGCTTTTCTCAAGAAATGTAAGGAAGCAGGACTTCTTAatgatttatttgaagaaatatcacAAAAACTTCATTTGATTCAGGAAAGACTCATGGATGAGAATATTTCAGAATCAGACTATGAAGAAATCGGGACTTCACTTTTTGACTGTAGATTGTTTGAAGACGCATTTGTAAATTTTCAAGAAGCATTAGAGACTAACATTCAGCAATTCGAAGAAAAATGGCAGCAGATGAAGGAAGAGATTGAGCTACTTCAGGACTTAAAACAAACTTTGTGCTCTGTTCAAGAAAACAGTGCTTCAGTATCTTCTTTATCTTCTTAA
- the LOC132242227 gene encoding mas-related G-protein coupled receptor member X1-like, with translation MVLRPKTAGFLSTDMTATAWESNLTPTNGIDQAFHESDTQFMILKLLTATVALVGLAGNSVVLWLLGFRMRRNAFSVYILNLAGADFLFLGYPFIHNLLLLFDFDFVDEVISRFLPPVSFFAYISGLSFLSAISTERCMSVLWPIWYRCRRPKHMSTVMCALLWALSLLLSILEGKYCGFMRSNAIDGWCSASDIITVAWLILLFVLLSGSSLALMTRLLCGSHRVPPTRLYVTIILTMLVFLLCGLPLGIHWNFLFWFPALSHLDQFVVPLSCVNSCANPIIYFLVGSFRQRWWKRRHTLRLVLQRALQDTPEVDEPGESLAGETLAMSGSSLGQ, from the exons ATGGTGCTCAG GCCTAAAACTGCAGGGTTTCTGAGCACGGATATGACAGCCACAGCATGGGAGTCCAACCTCACACCAACGAATGGAATTGATCAGGCCTTCCATGAATCTGATACACAGTTCATGATCTTGAAATTACTGACAGCCACCGTGGCCCtggtggggctggcagggaaCTCGGTGGTGCTCTGGCTCCTGGGCTTCCGCATGCGCAGGAATGCCTTCTCGGTCTACATCCTCAACCTGGCGGGGGCTGACTTCCTCTTTCTCGGTTACCCATTTATACATAATCTACTTTTACTTTTTGACTTTGATTTTGTCGATGAAGTAATTAGCAGATTTCTCCCGCCTGTGTCATTCTTTGCCTACATCTCAGGCCTGAGCTTTCTCAGCGCCATCAGCACGGAGCGCTGCATGTCTGTCCTGTGGCCCATCTGGTACCGCTGCCGCCGCCCCAAACACATGTCCACCGTCATGTgtgccctgctctgggccctgtcCCTGCTGCTGAGCATCCTGGAAGGGAAATACTGTGGCTTCATGAGATCGAATGCAATTGATGGTTGGTGCTCAGCGTCGGATATCATCACTGTGGCATGGCTGATTTTGTTATTTGTGCTTCTCTCTgggtccagcctggccctgatgacCAGACTGCTGTGTGGCTCCCATCGGGTGCCGCCCACCAGGCTCTACGTGACCATCATACTCACAATGCTGGTCTTCCTCCTCTGCGGCCTACCCTTAGGCATCCACTGGAACTTCTTATTCTGGTTTCCTGCCTTGTCTCATCTTGACCAGTTTGTAGTACCCCTGTCCTGTGTCAACAGCTGTGCCAATCCGATCATTTACTTCTTGGTTGGCTCCTTCAGGCAGCGATGGTGGAAGCGGAGACACACCCTGAGGCTGGTTCTCCAGAGGGCTCTGCAGGACACTCCAGaggtggatgaacctggagaaagCCTTGCTGGGGAAACCCTGGCCATGTCGGGAAGCAGTCTGGGGCAGTGA